From Rutidosis leptorrhynchoides isolate AG116_Rl617_1_P2 chromosome 3, CSIRO_AGI_Rlap_v1, whole genome shotgun sequence, a single genomic window includes:
- the LOC139900553 gene encoding protein DA1-related 1-like has protein sequence MGWLTKILKGSSFSSSHKVTEGQHERFDDDGIRDESPTDAFSDIDIEELDRAIALSLAEEDERSLTSTVEDERRSARSSVEEDGSVSSPEDEERNGVSDETDTKGKKVIDEEYSLEDDEQLAKAIQESLNVDSPPRINRGTIFPPLPSFLQGVHRICAGCKREIGYGRFLSCMGGVWHPECFRCHACNLPISDYEFSMSGNRPFHKSCYKEHHHPKCDVCKKFIPTNAGGLIEYRAHPFWQQKYCPAHERDRTPRCCSCERMEPRDTKYLSLDDGRKLCLECLDSAIMDTHECQPLYLEIQDFYEGLNMKIEQQVPLLLVERQALNEAMEGEKHGHHHMSETRGLCLSEEQTIRTIMGRPRIGAGRIMDMFTEPYRLVRRCEVTAILILYGLPRLLTGSILAHEMMHAWLRLKGYSNLPPDVEEGICQVLAHMWLDTEILAGSSATNVASSSSSAPAPTSSKKGKRSAFEKQLGEFFKHQIESDTSAAYGDGFRDGNKAVLKYGLRTTLDHIQLTGRFPC, from the exons ATGGGTTGGCTAACTAAGATATTAAAGGGGTCAAGCTTCAGCTCGAGTCACAAAGTGACTGAAGGCCAGCATGAAAGATTTGATGATGATGGAATTCGGGACGAGTCTCCTACG GATGCATTTTCTGATATTGATATTGAAGAACTCGATCGAGCTATTGCACTTTCTCTTGCTGAAGAAGATGAGAGAAGTTTAACTTCCACTGTAGAAGACGAAAGAAGAAGTGCGCGTTCGAGTGTTGAAGAAGATGGTTCTGTTTCGTCTCCAGAGGACGAAGAACGTAATGGAGTATCCGATGAAACGGATACGAAAGGGAAAAAAGTAATTG ACGAGGAGTATTCTTTGGAGGACGATGAACAACTTGCTAAAGCTATTCAAGAAAGCTTAAACGTTGACTCACCACCACGAATTAACCGTGGAACCATATTTCCTCCTTTGCCAAGTTTTTTGCAAGGTGTACACAG GATATGTGCTGGTTGCAAAAGAGAAATTGGTTACGGGCGATTTCTGAGTTGTATGGGTGGAGTTTGGCATCCAGAATGTTTTCGTTGTCATGCATGCAACTTACCGATATCTGATTATGAG TTTTCCATGTCCGGAAACCGTCCATTCCATAAATCATGTTATAAAGAGCACCATCACCCAAAATGCGATGTTTGCAAGAAGTTT ATCCCAACAAATGCAGGTGGTCTGATTGAGTACCGAGCACATCCGTTTTGGCAACAGAAGTACTGCCCTGCGCATGAGCGTGATCGGACTCCTCGATGTTGTAGCTGTGAAAGAATGGAACCGAGGGACACTAAATATTTATCTTTAGATGATGGTCGAAAACTGTGCCTTGAGTGTCTTGATTCTGCTATAATGGATACTCATGAATGTCAACCCCTTTATCTTGAAATTCAAGATTTTTATGAAGGATTAAACATGAAAATTGAGCAACAAGTTCCATTGCTGTTGGTTGAGAGACAAGCTCTGAATGAAGCTATGGAAGGAGAAAAGCAT GGTCATCATCACATGTCTGAAACTAGAGGACTGTGCCTTTCTGAAGAACAAACGATTCGCACT ataaTGGGGAGGCCAAGGATTGGTGCAGGTCGGATAATGGACATGTTTACAGAGCCTTATAGGCTCGTTCGTAGATGTGAAGTGACCGCCATTCTCATTTTATACGGTCTCCCTAG GTTATTAACGGGATCAATTCTGGCACATGAGATGATGCATGCATGGCTTCGACTTAAAG GGTACTCTAATCTGCCTCCTGATGTTGAAGAGGGGATATGTCAAGTGCTTGCTCATATGTGGTTGGACACTGAGATTTTGGCTGGTTCTAGTGCCACTAATGTTGCTTCATCGTCTTCATCTGCACCTGCACCCACATCATCAAAAAAAGGCAAAAGGTCTGCGTTTGAGAAGCAATTAGGTGAGTTTTTCAAACACCAGATCGAATCAGATACGTCTGCAGCTTATGGAGATGGATTCAGAGATGGCAACAAGGCCGTGCTCAAGTACGGTCTCAGAACCACTCTTGATCATATTCAACTTACTGGAAGATTCCCATGCTAG
- the LOC139900552 gene encoding lysM domain receptor-like kinase 4: MSSLHLLLVLILICPQILIQAQQPYIRKANTDCTIRNVSTSVLGYACNGVNKTCQTYLTFRSKPPYNTVTSISKLLKADPTQLSQLNSVSETANFKTGETVLVPTTCSCLGQFYQANASYITQAADTPFSIANNTFEGLSTCHAIQVERTDLTSNIYTGSKLTVPLRCACPTEKQAAAGVKYLLSYLVTWGQSVSAISAIFEVDTGLTLDANQLSEQDFTVYPFTTLLVPLSNQPSRSQTLAPPPPPTTSSPPKPPPPTTTSSDHKWVYMLIGVLGGVGVTFTVGFGFFWFCLSKRKRTINHRPAVSSASQSFEAIEKPLVKNLDVDDESEFMESLNSIAQSLKVYKFDELKLATQDFSPDCLIKGSVYKGKINEDFVAIKKMHGDVSKEIQLLNTIHHHNLIRLSGVCFNDGHWYLVYEFADNGPLSDWIYYSGLNSNKSLNWIQRIQVALDVANGLNYLHSYTTPPYVYKNLKSSNILLDAEFRAKITNFDLARSAEGQDGQFALTRHIVGTRGYMSPEYLENGLISTKLDVYGLGVLILEIVTGKHVSDLSEKVNKNLSDILEEVLFEEDNKKLTDIFDPRLQGNYPPEIVMAVVRLTYGCLDKDPSARPDMNEVSHSLSRILTTSQATDMSD; the protein is encoded by the coding sequence ATGTCATCCCTGCATCTTTTATTGGTTCTTATCTTAATCTGTCCACAAATTTTGATCCAAGCCCAGCAACCATACATTAGAAAAGCAAACACAGATTGTACAATCAGAAATGTTTCAACTTCTGTTCTTGGTTATGCCTGTAACGGTGTTAACAAAACATGTCAAACTTATCTCACTTTCCGATCCAAACCACCTTACAACACCGTCACTTCGATTTCCAAGCTGTTAAAAGCGGACCCCACTCAGCTTTCACAACTCAACTCAGTTTCTGAAACTGCTAATTTTAAAACCGGTGAAACAGTTCTCGTGCCCACCACGTGTTCGTGTCTTGGTCAATTCTATCAAGCTAATGCAAGTTACATCACCCAGGCTGCAGATACACCTTTCTCGATTGCAAACAATACGTTCGAAGGTCTGTCCACGTGTCATGCTATACAAGTTGAACGAACCGATCTTACTAGTAATATATACACCGGTTCGAAACTTACTGTGCCATTAAGATGTGCTTGTCCAACTGAAAAACAAGCTGCTGCTGGTGTTAAGTATTTGTTATCTTATTTGGTCACTTGGGGACAATCTGTTTCAGCCATAAGTGCGATATTCGAGGTTGATACCGGGCTAACTCTCGATGCGAATCAGTTATCAGAACAAGATTTTACTGTTTATCCTTTTACAACCCTTTTAGTTCCACTGTCTAACCAACCTTCGAGATCTCAAACGCTAGCGCCACCGCCGCCACCGACAACATCGTCACCGCCAAAACCGCCGCCACCAACCACCACGTCCAGTGATCATAAATGGGTGTATATGCTGATCGGAGTATTGGGAGGGGTTGGTGTCACGTTCACCGTTGGGTTCGGTTTTTTCTGGTTTTGTTTATCAAAAAGAAAGCGAACAATTAATCATCGACCTGCGGTTTCTTCGGCTTCTCAGAGTTTCGAAGCGATTGAGAAGCCATTGGTTAAGAATTTGGATGTCGATGATGAATCCGAATTCATGGAGAGTTTAAATAGCATTGCACAATCACTAAAAGTTTACAAATTTGATGAACTTAAGTTAGCTACACAAGATTTTAGTCCTGATTGTTTGATTAAGGGGTCTGTTTATAAAGGTAAAATTAACGAGGACTTTGTTGCCATCAAGAAAATGCACGGAGACGTATCGAAAGAGATTCAGTTACTTAACACTATTCACCATCATAATCTTATTCGTTTATCTGGCGTTTGTTTTAACGATGGTCATTGGTACCTTGTTTACGAATTTGCAGACAACGGTCCCTTAAGTGATTGGATCTATTACAGTGGGTTAAACAGTAACAAATCGTTAAACTGGATACAAAGAATACAAGTGGCGTTAGATGTAGCAAACGGGCTTAATTACCTGCACAGCTACACCACCCCTCCGTACGTTTACAAGAATCTAAAGAGCAGCAATATCCTTCTTGATGCCGAATTTAGAGCCAAGATTACTAATTTTGATCTGGCAAGATCGGCTGAAGGGCAAGATGGTCAATTCGCTTTGACACGGCACATTGTTGGTACTCGAGGTTACATGTCTCCTGAGTATTTGGAAAACGGTTTGATCTCTACGAAGCTTGATGTTTATGGGTTAGGTGTTCTGATACTCGAGATAGTGACAGGAAAACATGTTTCTGATCTCTCGGAGAAGGTAAATAAGAACTTATCAGATATTTTGGAAGAGGTTCTTTTTGAAGAAGATAATAAGAAGTTGACCGATATCTTTGACCCGCGTCTGCAAGGGAATTATCCTCCAGAAATAGTTATGGCTGTGGTCAGATTAACATACGGTTGCCTCGATAAAGATCCATCAGCTCGTCCCGATATGAATGAGGTTTCACACAGTCTTTCGAGAATTCTGACCACTTCACAGGCTACAGATATGTCAGATTAA